In Phaseolus vulgaris cultivar G19833 chromosome 3, P. vulgaris v2.0, whole genome shotgun sequence, the sequence ttttaaaaatataatatattcattatataaatttaatttgataaaaaatcaatttaaaaaaaatcagaacAAATACATCAATTAAAAGATACAAAATAAAGGAAGTTTTTGTgttgtatatttaaattatattgatATTAGACTATTTTTTGAACATGTACATGGGTCctttgaaaacaactttaatatttattaataaaaataaattttataatatataaaacattaattttatgtattatatttaaattaaaataataataatagtaataataatatcataaagtaattataataaaaaatattataaaaatcatatattaatttgaattatcattattataaaaCGGATGGAAATTTTGATGTCGTCACGCTGTTACTTAtctattaatttcaaaaattacacattttaaatattttattaaaaaaattaattatttatttatataagtaaAGATTGTTAGTTAAATCTAACTTTAATTAATTCATAGaaaacaattatttataaattaaaattaaaatggatAGTATGAATTAAAGGGAAGTATAAATAGaatgtatataaatataaagtatttaaatataaaaaaaaataaaagcaagtCTGAGTAAATAAACCAAACATAATTAAATGAAGGTAAAcgaaacaaaatataaataaataaaccaaGCATAAATTGTTTAGGTCTCAACAAACTGAGATAAAACTATGAAAGTGTGAAAATGTGAGAGGCAAGTTTAAGGAAGTGAGTGGGTTTGGATTAGGGTATGTTACACTCATGCCTAAGAAatgtttattgaagtttgtgagtgatatgatgATTGAGtgagtatttttaatttttttaaagatgtaaaatgcaatattacaaatttatcattgtttttaaaagaaattgaataatgacatatgagatatttttgtgtagatttgagttaattaaaatcatgtaaattatttttaataccgtaaaataatttttttcaaaaaaacattaatcaattaatattgttattacatgaaaaaatgtcataaaaataatatcataattaaacatatacaaatttattgttatatttaaaataatttaaaaaatataatttatttatttttgtatttttatcaCAATCGATTATCATTAATTTTGAACTTTATGAGATAATTGATTATCATGtcatttttttaccaaaatcaaaaatcaattatctcaaatattgaaaataaatggTAATTGGTTATTGCCTTTCGATGGTGTGAGTACTTCACATGGATGCAGAGTAATGAGGAGTTTTCTCTTCGTTCCAAACATGTAATTCTTTCGCACAATAAGTGATCGACGAAAAGAAACACAACATTGATGTCCTATTTGGTTTGTTGCTCTGTCTCGAACACAATTTTGTTGACCTCTTTTAACCTGtctaaaatgtataaattcttTCATTCATATCTAAAACTTAAAAGAAGGTTACAAAtcctataaaataatattatcgtAATTAAATCGTATATAAAGTTAGCCACACaacttgtttaaaaaaaaattacttaaaaatgaACTAACAAATCTTTAAACACATGTGGATTCTTGGTTAAGACCATTTAAATATACTGCTATGGACGATGAGCCAAACTCTTGTGTGAAAATAGGAGTTTCCCACGAAAAAGTACATGATGGTTACGTTCAAAACCATAAAGATTGCACAACGCACAGATTTTCAGAGACTATTTAACATTCGttaatattatgtattataaaaaataaaaataaaaaagacagaTTTAAATGTTACAGAGAGAAGTGAAGAAGATGTAATAAATAATGGTATAATagaagaagataaaaaagaaatgaagaatGTAATATAGTTAACATTCACCTATCATGAGTCTAATTATTATGGGTTGTTGATGAatttaaaaaacacaaaaattgaaataagaaaatattggattaatgagaaaaaaaaagtaataaaatatatattatccGATGATTGGGGGGTTCCGGAGAAGTGGGAATGGCGGGTGTGGGAGGCAGTGTGAGGTGCTGTACATGCaatccttcttcttcttcttcttctttctttgtgAGGAAACCACCTTCTCCGGTGAGATTCAGATTCCGATTGAAATTCAGAACTAATGCTCTCTTTGGGGATTGGGGATTAGGGAACAGAAAGAATTCCCTCTCCTTCTCCTCAACTCCCCAACAGCAATTCAGTTTCAGTTTGACAGACACAGACACAGTCCGAGTGTCGGTGGTGTCTTCCATCTCCGACGTTCCGGGAAGGGAATGGGACGCATGTGCTGTGGATGCGAGTGGCGCTCACTCCTTCAATCCTTTCCTTTCCCACGCCTTTCTCTCAGCCTTAGAGCACTCTGCCTCCGCCGTCAGGGAAACTGGATGGACGCCACACCACATCGTTGCCAAAGATCAGGTCAACAACATTCTCGCCGTCGTCCCTCTCTACCTTAAAACGTATGttgtttctttcttctttcttctttcttccttttctGTCATCCCTTTTCCTTCACTCTCTTTCGTTGCAGCCATTCCTACGGTGAATTTGTCTTTGATCACTCTTGGGCCAATGCTTACCATTCATACGGATACAAATATTACCCCAAGTTACAATCTTGTGTGCCCTTCACGCCTGTAACCGGTCCAAGGATCTTACTTCGTAACACCGCCTTCAAAGATCAAGTCTTTGACTGTATTGTCTCTGCATTGAAGGACCTCACTGCCAATGTAATCGATCACCAACTCCTCCTCCTGCTTTTTACTACATGCATTTGCTAATTCATCTCTTTCTATCTCTTTACAGTACCAGCTTTCCTCATTACATGTTACTTTTCCCTCTGAGAATGAGTGGCTTAAACTCACCCAAAAGGGCTTCCTCCCCAGGATTGGAATGCAGTACCACTGGAAAAACCGTAACTACAAAAAGTGAGTCATCCATGTACACTGTTTCTGCCTCCCATGcatatcttcttctttttctaattgACAAACAATCCCTAGCTACACTAATCACACTTGACGACagtaaaatatttctttctttcctttcttttcatGCAGAAGTTGTCATTACTCGGTTGTTAGATCTCTGTTTACTTCTTTTCCACCTCTTTGTTTATCATTGTTTCCCGTCgtgttttttataatttttaaagtaataattttGTTTCTCAGAAATGTGCTGGACAGTGGAAAGGATCCAATCATTCATCTTCCTTTTTCAAGTGTTTTATATGTTTACAAGATGTCATTGAGTTCTCATCTGTGATTTTGATCCACTATAATAGTTCTGTAAAGAGACGTGTTTTGTTAGTCCTAAACATTAGTCTATACAAATACTGTTGTTATTTAATGTTTGCAGTTTTGATGACTTCTTGATGGACATGAagcaaagtaaaagaaaaaatatacgTCAAGAGCGTAAAAAGGTTGGTTTTCATGTAAAAAAGTGAGTTTTTTTAGAATTCTATTGGCTTGTGATAGCATAATGAGAATGTATTGCGAAAATGCCTTCTTTTCTTTGGGTCACCTTGAGCCAAATGATTCTGGATTTTAAATGACGTGAATGCACATTGATCTGATAGTTATGTAGTCACATATATCTTACGATGACTTTATCTGCAGATCTCAGCCCAGAACTTGATTATGAAACGGCTCCGGGGTTATGAAATAAAGGTACTTTACTTTATATCTATACTAAAGGGTTGCAATTACTCTTATGTTTTTTGGAAGATTTGAGTGCATGATACAGAGGATGTTCTGTGacaaattatataaaagtaCCGGATATTAACGATCTTCTGTTGAAGTAAACGTGGCCAATTGATGTCTTCTAGCAATAGGATGGAGAACATCATAGTTCTTTTCATATTGAAGattaagaaaaatttatattatgaagAATATTAAAATCACCTTACACTTTTTCCTATAGTATAGgattttata encodes:
- the LOC137806670 gene encoding uncharacterized protein isoform X1, with product MAGVGGSVRCCTCNPSSSSSSFFVRKPPSPVRFRFRLKFRTNALFGDWGLGNRKNSLSFSSTPQQQFSFSLTDTDTVRVSVVSSISDVPGREWDACAVDASGAHSFNPFLSHAFLSALEHSASAVRETGWTPHHIVAKDQVNNILAVVPLYLKTHSYGEFVFDHSWANAYHSYGYKYYPKLQSCVPFTPVTGPRILLRNTAFKDQVFDCIVSALKDLTANYQLSSLHVTFPSENEWLKLTQKGFLPRIGMQYHWKNRNYKNFDDFLMDMKQSKRKNIRQERKKISAQNLIMKRLRGYEIKARHWDSFYTFYRNTTDNKWGTPHLTREFFHELGSKMGDNVLLVVAEEGDELVAGALNLIGGDTLFGRLWGCQPQSYFPSLHFEACYYQAIEAAIELNLKTVEAGAQGEHKIQRGYLPVTTFSCHYLIDEEFREAIQDFLEREASQVKLVIKLLQDSGPFKEGIV
- the LOC137806670 gene encoding uncharacterized protein isoform X2, yielding MAGVGGSVRCCTCNPSSSSSSFFVRKPPSPVRFRFRLKFRTNALFGDWGLGNRKNSLSFSSTPQQQFSFSLTDTDTVRVSVVSSISDVPGREWDACAVDASGAHSFNPFLSHAFLSALEHSASAVRETGWTPHHIVAKDQVNNILAVVPLYLKTHSYGEFVFDHSWANAYHSYGYKYYPKLQSCVPFTPVTGPRILLRNTAFKDQVFDCIVSALKDLTANLSSLHVTFPSENEWLKLTQKGFLPRIGMQYHWKNRNYKNFDDFLMDMKQSKRKNIRQERKKISAQNLIMKRLRGYEIKARHWDSFYTFYRNTTDNKWGTPHLTREFFHELGSKMGDNVLLVVAEEGDELVAGALNLIGGDTLFGRLWGCQPQSYFPSLHFEACYYQAIEAAIELNLKTVEAGAQGEHKIQRGYLPVTTFSCHYLIDEEFREAIQDFLEREASQVKLVIKLLQDSGPFKEGIV